The genomic DNA GCATAATATACACAATCACATTCCTCGCATCAAAACTGAATGGTATGTCTACAAATTGatccaaaccacaactcaaatCCAATACCAACAGGATGGAAATGCTTACCTCGACATAATCTACCCGTCCATCAGATCCAACAAGTTGTTGAATAATCATACCCTTAAGCTCTGTACAACTGGTTTGCCCTTTTGCTACAGAAGCTTTAGCCATGGCCAGTGACCTACTTATCGACAAAGCCTACCACATAAAGAACCAAGCAACAATAAGCAAAGTAAGCCACTTTCTTGTTCAAATGCCAAAATCTTTTACTTTACCCTTTGCCTTTCTTCATCTGAAAGACGCACATTTCTAGAACTCATAGCAAGCCCATCTTTCTCTCTAGCTATATCTGATCCTACAATCTCTATCCCAAAATCAAGATCCCGAACCTACATAAACAAGGACAAAGCCAAATCACTCAAAACCAATTCCTAAAACCAAACAGAAACGTTCCCAATACTCACCATTCTCTGTATAATCCGCCATTGTTGATAATCCTTCTTACCAAACACAGCAACATCAGGCTCAACGATATTAAAAAGCTTGGTTACAATAGTAGCAACACCTCTAAAGAACACAGGTCTACTCTTCCCACACAAACCTTTCTCCAATCTCTCAACCCTAATCCAAGTCTCATGCCCTAACCCACCACCTTCCTCAACACAACTCACAACCCTCCCACCACCACCGTTGTTTACCTTCTTCCTCTCACCACCGCCGTAGTCATAGAGGTTTCTCGGGTTAAAGACGACGACTTTACCACCAGAGAGAGCAGCGAGCTTAACGAGATCGCCGGAGAAATCAGATGGGTATGTGGAGAGGTCTTCCGTAGGTGAGAATTGGCCTGGGTTGACGTAGATTGAGACGACGGTGACGTCGGCGAGGGTTAGGGATTGACGAACGAGAGATAAGTGACCATCGTGGAGGTAACCCATTGTGGGTACTAAACCAATGGTCTTGCCTTGTGATCTCATGGCTCGAGACCATCTTCTCATTGCTTCTTTGTCTCTGATTACTTCTGGTTCCATTCTCGCAGAATTGAGATCGTCTTCTCACGAATGTGGatgaaaatgaatttaaattatCCAACCGAAATAAAAGCAAACCAGAGTTAACCGATCATAGAGTAATCAGTATTCCGGTTTAATGTTGGATAGATTTCTTGAACCGAGTTTGTTGCTACTTTAGAGTTTagagaagtaagaagaagactctacacaaatcacaaaccaaaCTTAAAAGATACAATGTACGATAAAGAGATGGAATAaatctaaatttcttaaatta from Camelina sativa cultivar DH55 chromosome 2, Cs, whole genome shotgun sequence includes the following:
- the LOC104723123 gene encoding pantoate--beta-alanine ligase-like isoform X2, which codes for MEPEVIRDKEAMRRWSRAMRSQGKTIGLVPTMGYLHDGHLSLVRQSLTLADVTVVSIYVNPGQFSPTEDLSTYPSDFSGDLVKLAALSGGKVVVFNPRNLYDYGGGERKKVNNGGGGRVVSCVEEGGGLGHETWIRVERLEKGLCGKSRPVFFRGVATIVTKLFNIVEPDVAVFGKKDYQQWRIIQRMALSISRSLAMAKASVAKGQTSCTELKGMIIQQLVGSDGRVDYVEIVDQETLEGVEEIKSGVVICVAAWFGTVRLIDNIEIDISL
- the LOC104723123 gene encoding pantoate--beta-alanine ligase-like isoform X1 is translated as MEPEVIRDKEAMRRWSRAMRSQGKTIGLVPTMGYLHDGHLSLVRQSLTLADVTVVSIYVNPGQFSPTEDLSTYPSDFSGDLVKLAALSGGKVVVFNPRNLYDYGGGERKKVNNGGGGRVVSCVEEGGGLGHETWIRVERLEKGLCGKSRPVFFRGVATIVTKLFNIVEPDVAVFGKKDYQQWRIIQRMVRDLDFGIEIVGSDIAREKDGLAMSSRNVRLSDEERQRALSISRSLAMAKASVAKGQTSCTELKGMIIQQLVGSDGRVDYVEIVDQETLEGVEEIKSGVVICVAAWFGTVRLIDNIEIDISL